In the genome of Miscanthus floridulus cultivar M001 unplaced genomic scaffold, ASM1932011v1 os_1480, whole genome shotgun sequence, one region contains:
- the LOC136534087 gene encoding putative E3 ubiquitin-protein ligase SINA-like 6 codes for MAEQSKRGSQLENGEHGHNGKKARAQAMPNGVIKREQQEIDEAAEDEEEQEEGEVSQGSSAEAMEEAQINLTFGLTLFHCRSCRLPLKPPTFKCEYGHVICGTCCNSHEQVCRGAAIYSPCVEVDAFVREAKQPCAYEEFGCKSSVVYFEAADHQRACQWAPCSCPDPGCGFFSSPVRLADHFAGAHSWPVTEVSYGKPLRVALPLPQVWHVLVGEEGRRVFLVSACTLGAAAAVSLVCVRANGDGAEGAPQFRCKLWAEAASSKESVAMMMPMVRSCSMSGAGAFSAADQAMFLAMPPEILDDVSGEAPVLMVRIDRAGAAAKSTTAPRSSGSRRLLTCTDG; via the exons ATGGCTGAACAGAGCAAGAGGGGCTCGCAGCTGGAGAACGGCGAGCACGGCCACAACGGCAAGAAGGCGAGGGCGCAGGCCATGCCCAACGGCGTGATCAAGCGGGAGCAGCAAGAGATAGACGAGGCAGCAGAGGATGAAGAAGAGCAGGAGGAAGGAGAGGTTAGCCAGGGCAGCAGCGCGGAAGCCATGGAGGAGGCGCAGATCAATTTGACGTTTGGGCTCACCTTGTTCCACTGCCGATCTTGTCGCCTTCCCCTCAAGCCTCCAACGTTCAAG TGTGAGTACGGGCACGTGATATGCGGCACCTGCTGCAACAGCCACGAGCAGGTGTGCCGCGGCGCCGCCATCTACTCGCCGTGCGTGGAGGTGGACGCCTTCGTGCGCGAAGCCAAGCAGCCCTGCGCGTACGAGGAGTTCGGGTGCAAGAGCTCCGTGGTGTACTTCGAGGCGGCGGACCACCAGCGCGCTTGCCAGTGGGCGCCCTGCTCGTGCCCGGACCCCGGCTGCGGCTTCTTCAGCTCGCCGGTGAGGCTGGCCGACCACTTCGCCGGTGCCCACTCCTGGCCCGTCACGGAGGTGAGCTACGGGAAGCCGCTCAGGGTCGCCCTTCCGCTGCCGCAGGTCTGGCACGTGCTGGTGGGCGAGGAGGGCCGGCGCGTGTTCCTGGTGTCCGCGTGCACGCTAGGCGCGGCCGCCGCGGTGTCGCTGGTGTGCGTGAGGGCCAACGGCGACGGTGCGGAGGGGGCGCCCCAGTTCAGGTGCAAGCTCTGGGCGGAGGCCGCCAGCAGCAAGGAGAGCGTGGCAATGATGATGCCCATGGTGCGGAGCTGCAGCATGTCCGGTGCCGGGGCGTTCTCGGCCGCCGACCAGGCCATGTTCCTTGCGATGCCACCGGAGATCCTGGACGACGTGTCCGGCGAGGCGCCCGTCCTCATGGTTCGCATCGACAGAGCAGGCGCTGCTGCCAAGTCGACCACGGCACCGAGGAGCTCTGGCTCTAGGAGGCTGCTGACCTGCACTGATGGCTGA